The following DNA comes from Halorhabdus tiamatea SARL4B.
CAGCACGCCAGTGTAATATGTTTTTATTCGATGCTGACATGACTGGGGATGGCCATTGCTGTCTTGTGTCTTTGAGGACCATTCACCGTATCTTATGGTCGGAGGGTAGGGCTTCCACGTCGCGTGTCGATGGCAGAGGAGGCGAATCATCTACGGGTAACACCTTAGTGTGCGGTCGTTCAAGCTATCATAACGGATATGCAATGAGTGCAACCTTGCAGAAGCCGGATTGGGTCGAAGCGAGGGCATACCAGCGACGGGCCATCGCCAGCTGGCTAGACAACGGTGGACATGGAATTCTCCAGATGGCGACAGGAACTGGAAAAACGGTTACAGCATTGCAGGCTGCGACAGAATTGGCACAAAGGCTGGACAACCGTCTGGCGCTGTTTATTGCAGTACCCTATCAACATCTTGTTGATCAATGGGCAGAGGATCTCGATGATTTTGGAACTCAACCGGTCTTAGCGTACCAATCGCGGAAACAGTGGCAAGAGCAACTGGAGCGCGAGCTAGTCGAGTTCAACATGGGGTCACGTTCCTCCGTCGTCGTTATCACCACGCACGATACGTTTGCCATGGAGCCGTTCCAGGCAGCGATAGATCGGGTTTCGGGTGTCGAGCGGATGCTCATCGCTGATGAGGTACACCACCTCGGCGCGCCACACCGCCGGGACGCACTGCCGGAATCGATCAAATTGCGGCTGGGTCTCTCGGCGACACCGAAACGGTGGTATGACGATGAGGGCACGGCTGACCTCTTTGACTACTTTGGCGGTGTCGTCTTCGAATACGGCCTTGAACAGGCGATCGAGAACGACGATCTGGCCGAGTACTACTACGTTCCCCACGTTGTCGAACTCACGCCGGACGAAACAAAGCAGTATATGGCACTGTCTCGGGCGATTGGAAAACTCATCTCGAAAGTCGAGGGCGACT
Coding sequences within:
- a CDS encoding DEAD/DEAH box helicase family protein; amino-acid sequence: MSATLQKPDWVEARAYQRRAIASWLDNGGHGILQMATGTGKTVTALQAATELAQRLDNRLALFIAVPYQHLVDQWAEDLDDFGTQPVLAYQSRKQWQEQLERELVEFNMGSRSSVVVITTHDTFAMEPFQAAIDRVSGVERMLIADEVHHLGAPHRRDALPESIKLRLGLSATPKRWYDDEGTADLFDYFGGVVFEYGLEQAIENDDLAEYYYVPHVVELTPDETKQYMALSRAIGKLISKVEGDLSDADLQGHQELKQLLFKRARLIGTAANKLERLESLLSQTEQVKHTLVYCGDGSVDDSVSGETKRHVDATVTRLRDNLDINAHRFTARENQATREELLTEFERGDLDALVAIRCLDEGIDVPATQTAYILASSSNPRQFVQRRGRILRTHPGKEYAVIHDFITIPQTEIDPTLLDDDQFNAERNLLRKELERVATFAGAARNHPDADIQGIPSSSGPFSLQELKRQYNLLQM